A genomic window from Acidimicrobiales bacterium includes:
- the larC gene encoding nickel pincer cofactor biosynthesis protein LarC, giving the protein MTRLAWFNSFSGISGDMALGALIDAGADVAEVRNMLRRLPVDGWTLDAKPTLRCGLAGTKARVVAADGTVHRTAADIQSMIAAAGLPERVALRASAVFSALADVEGRLHDCPPSEVHFHEVGAIDSIVDVVGTCAALEVLGIDEVWSGSVATGHGMVDSAHGLIPVPAPATIALLAGAPTHGSDVPFELTTPTGAALLAALVVGWGPMPAMVVEATGYGAGDRDLDGRPNLAQVVVGTVAEATLGFPGSGQALVQLEVNVDDATGETLAHAIGECLAAGANDAWITPMVMKKGRPAHTVSALCDAGVVAAVAGVLTAETGSLGVRAHTVERWATSRTMHAVEVDGYAVAVKVSAGRAKAEHDDAARVARATGRPLRDVVALAEEAWRNGAGQAGPSGSISSPNEDRAI; this is encoded by the coding sequence ATGACCCGGTTGGCCTGGTTTAACAGCTTCTCCGGGATTTCGGGCGACATGGCGCTGGGGGCGCTCATCGACGCCGGTGCTGACGTGGCCGAGGTCCGGAACATGCTGCGTCGGCTGCCCGTCGACGGCTGGACGCTCGACGCCAAACCGACCTTGCGCTGTGGCCTGGCCGGCACGAAGGCCCGTGTGGTCGCCGCCGACGGCACCGTCCACCGCACTGCCGCGGACATCCAGTCGATGATCGCCGCTGCCGGGTTGCCCGAACGTGTGGCCCTCAGGGCATCGGCCGTGTTCAGCGCCCTGGCCGACGTCGAGGGCCGGCTCCACGACTGCCCGCCGTCGGAGGTGCACTTCCACGAGGTGGGGGCCATCGACAGCATCGTGGACGTGGTCGGTACCTGTGCTGCCCTCGAGGTACTGGGGATCGACGAGGTGTGGTCGGGGAGCGTGGCCACCGGCCACGGCATGGTCGATTCCGCCCACGGCCTGATCCCGGTCCCTGCCCCGGCCACCATCGCCCTGCTGGCCGGGGCCCCGACCCACGGGTCAGACGTGCCCTTCGAGCTCACAACCCCGACGGGTGCCGCCCTCTTGGCGGCCCTGGTCGTCGGCTGGGGGCCGATGCCGGCGATGGTCGTGGAGGCCACGGGCTACGGGGCCGGGGACCGCGACCTCGACGGGCGTCCGAACCTCGCCCAGGTGGTGGTCGGCACGGTGGCGGAGGCCACGCTGGGCTTCCCCGGTTCAGGCCAGGCCCTGGTCCAGCTGGAGGTCAACGTCGACGACGCCACCGGCGAGACGCTTGCCCATGCCATCGGGGAGTGCCTGGCCGCCGGAGCCAATGACGCCTGGATCACCCCGATGGTCATGAAGAAGGGTCGTCCGGCACACACGGTGAGCGCCCTCTGCGATGCCGGGGTGGTGGCCGCGGTGGCCGGGGTGCTCACCGCCGAGACTGGCTCCCTCGGGGTGAGGGCCCACACGGTGGAGCGGTGGGCGACGTCCAGGACAATGCACGCCGTCGAGGTGGACGGGTATGCGGTGGCCGTCAAGGTGTCGGCCGGTCGGGCCAAGGCCGAACACGATGACGCCGCCAGGGTGGCGCGGGCCACCGGACGGCCGTTGCGTGACGTCGTGGCCCTGGCGGAGGAGGCCTGGCGGAACGGCGCCGGGCAGGCCGGGCCCTCCGGAAGCATCTCCTCGCCGAACGAAGACAGGGCGATCTGA